In Rhinatrema bivittatum chromosome 17, aRhiBiv1.1, whole genome shotgun sequence, one genomic interval encodes:
- the FSHB gene encoding follitropin subunit beta, translating to MKLVYLCSLLLCWKVSLCHACELVNVTIALESESCALCIYVNTTWCSGYCLTKDPVFKHPLVSSAQDICTFKEVEYETVKIPGCADQADSFYTYPVATDCHCGTCDMDTTDCTVQGLGPDYCSFSKNKE from the exons ATGAAGTTGGTTTATTTGTGTTCGCTCCTGCTTTGCTGGAAAGTGAGCTTGTGCCACGCGTGCGAGCTGGTGAACGTCACCATAGCCCTGGAGAGCGAGAGCTGTGCGCTGTGCATTTACGTGAACACCACCTGGTGCTCTGGGTACTGCTTAACAAAG GATCCTGTGTTCAAGCATCCACTCGTGTCTTCAGCTCAAGACATCTGCACCTTCAAGGAGGTGGAGTATGAGACAGTGAAGATCCCTGGCTGTGCCGACCAAGCTGATTCCTTCTACACGTATCCCGTGGCCACAGACTGCCACTGTGGAACATGTGACATGGACACCACCGACTGCACAGTGCAAGGCTTAGGACCCGACTATTGCAGCTTCAGTAAGAACAAGGAATAA